The Prunus persica cultivar Lovell chromosome G8, Prunus_persica_NCBIv2, whole genome shotgun sequence genome includes a region encoding these proteins:
- the LOC18766935 gene encoding MDIS1-interacting receptor like kinase 2 produces MEGGVFSAQGQKPTYLLLLLHIFLLALLPFKAISSPKTQAEALLTWKNTFASAPPSLTSWSLTNLNNLCNWTAIVCDHSTKQVSQIDLSNFNISATLTHFNFTPFLNLTQFNLYGNNFTGPVPSAIGNLSKLTTLDLGDNSFDKIPVEIGKLTELKYLSFFNNFLRGTIPYQLSNLQKVQFLILGANYLFETPDWSKFSGMPSLTYLDFSLNSLDSEFPEFISKCLNLTFLDLSGNSFTGQIPPQVFTILGKLEFLNLTNNYFEGPLPSNFPKLKHLHLAQNHFGGPIPEDIGLISGLERIDLRTNSLEGPIPSQLGLCTNLTYLALASNHLEGKIPSSIGQLRELKYLGLRNNSLNSSIPSELGLCTNLTYLDLASNFLSGELPVSLSKLTNIVVLDLYGNSFTGPLLPSLVSNWTEMFSLQLQNNTFGGNIPAEIGLLTKLKVLYLFQNKFTASIPSEIGNLEDLIDLDLSGNQLSGPIPSSIGQLRELIYLNLGENSLNSSIPSELGLCTNLTNLYLTSNHLEGKIPPSIGQLRELQYLDLHMNSLDSSIPSELGLCTSLTYLDLTSNHLEGKIPSSIGQLRELQYLDLHMNSLDSSIPSELGLCTSLTYLDLTSNHLEGKIPSSIGQLKELQYLDLYKNSLDSSIPSELGFCTSLTYLDLTSNHLEGKIPPSIGRLRNIQHLDLSNNSLSSSIPSELGFCTSLTYLDLSRNQLSGSIPLTLSNLANIQTLNLSNNNLNGPFPPEICFPFLENHDFSNNNLTQDVQKAPEDTFVGNSGLCGDARGLTRARNSEKKNNKVIIGVLVPVCSISVVAITIALILMFHKKTKCALKKINSTAQNFENFESMILQEEVKFTFGEVVKAIEDFHEKYCIGKGGFGRVYKAELLSGQVVAVKRLNMSDSNDIPAINLQSFENEILTLTNVRHRNIIRLYGFCSRRGCIFLLYEYLERGSLGKALYGVEGVTELGWATRVKVVKGLAHALSYLHHDCSPPIVHRDVTVNNVLLESDFEARLSDFGTARLISANSSNWTHIVGSFGYMAPELALTMRVTDKCDVYSFGVVALEVMMGRHPGDLLESQLSESSQSMKEDNAELFLKDLLDERLEAPSNELAKAVVLVMSLALACIRMRPGSRPTMLYVAQKLSAQSLPSLPLPFGMLTINKLMGI; encoded by the exons ATGGAAGGAGGAGTTTTCTCTGCTCAGGGTCAGAAGCCtacttatcttcttcttctccttcatatTTTCCTGCTTGCTTTGCTTCCATTCAAGGCCATTTCATCACCAAAAACACAGGCAGAAGCTTTGCTAACTTGGAAGAACACCTTTGCTTCTGCACCACCTTCTCTCACTTCATGGTCCCTCACTAACCTCAACAATCTTTGCAACTGGACTGCCATTGTTTGTGACCACAGCACCAAACAAGTTTCCCAAATTGACCTCTCCAACTTCAACATCTCTGCAACACTAACCCATTTCAACTTCACCCCATTTCTCAATCTCACCCAATTCAACCTCTATGGCAACAATTTCACAGGGCCTGTGCCATCTGCCATTGGCAACCTCTCCAAGCTCACAACTTTGGACTTGGGCGACAACTCTTTCGATAAAATACCTGTGGAGATAGGCAAGTTAACAGAGCTCAAGTATCTGAGTTTCTTCAACAACTTTCTTCGTGGTACTATTCCCTATCAGCTCAGCAATCTCCAAAAGGTACAGTTTTTGATTCTGGGAGCCAACTACTTATTCGAAACTCCTGACTGGTCTAAATTTTcaggcatgccttctttgacATACCTTGATTTTTCTCTAAACAGTCTTGATTCAGAATTTCCAGAATTTATATCTAAATGTTTGAACTTGACATTCCTGGACTTGTCTGGAAATTCCTTTACTGGCCAAATACCACCACAAGTATTTACCATTCTGGGCAAGCTTGAGTTTCTCAATCTCACCAACAACTACTTCGAAGGACCACTGCCATCAAACTTTCCCAAGCTTAAACACCTTCATTTAGCACAGAACCACTTCGGTGGTCCAATTCCTGAAGATATTGGTTTGATATCTGGCCTTGAAAGAATTGACCTGCGTACCAATTCCCTTGAAGGGCCAATTCCTTCTCAGCTTGGTCTCTGCACCAACCTCACCTACTTAGCCCTGGCTTCCAATCACCTTGAAGGGAAAATTCCATCCTCTATAGGCCAACTCAGGGAGCTCAAATATCTTGGTCTTCGAAACAATTCTTTGAACTCTTCAATCCCGTCTGAGCTTGGTCTTTGTACCAACCTCACCTACTTGGACCTGGCTTCCAATTTCCTCAGTGGGGAACTGCCTGTGTCCTTGTCCAAGCTTACCAACATTGTTGTATTGGATTTATATGGGAATTCATTTACTGGTCCACTATTGCCTTCTCTGGTTTCCAATTGGACTGAAATGTTCTCTTTACAACTTCAAAACAACACCTTCGGCGGGAATATTCCAGCAGAAATTGGGCTTTTGACAAAACTCAAGGTCCTTTATCTGTTCCAAAACAAGTTCACTGCCTCGATTCCCTCAGAGATTGGAAACTTGGAAGATTTGATAGATTTGGATCTTTCTGGAAACCAGCTATCAGGGCCAATTCCATCCTCTATAGGCCAACTCAGGGAGCTTATATACCTTAATCTCGGAGAGAATTCCTTAAACTCTTCAATCCCTTCTGAGCTTGGTCTTTGtaccaacctcaccaacttGTACCTGACTTCCAATCACCTTGAAGGGAAAATTCCACCTTCTATAGGCCAACTCAGGGAACTTCAGTACCTTGATCTTCACATGAATTCCTTGGATTCTTCAATCCCATCTGAGCTTGGTCTTTGTACCAGCCTCACCTACTTGGACCTGACTTCCAATCACCTTGAAGGGAAAATTCCATCCTCTATAGGACAACTCAGGGAGCTTCAGTACCTTGATCTTCACATGAATTCCTTGGATTCTTCAATCCCATCTGAGCTTGGTCTTTGTACCAGCCTCACGTACTTGGACCTGACTTCCAATCACCTTGAAGGGAAAATTCCATCCTCTATAGGACAACTCAAGGAGCTTCAGTACCTTGATCTTTACAAGAATTCCTTAGACTCTTCAATACCATCTGAGCTTGGTTTTTGTACCAGCCTCACCTACTTGGACCTGACTTCCAATCACCTTGAAGGGAAGATTCCGCCTTCTATAGGCCGACTCAGAAATATCCAGCACCTTGATCTTAGTAACAATTCCTTAAGTTCTTCAATCCCTTCTGAGCTTGGTTTTTGTACCAGCCTCACATACTTGGATCTTTCGAGAAACCAGCTCTCTGGGTCAATTCCTCTAACACTAAGCAACCTTGCAAATATTCAGACCTTAAATCTTTCCAACAACAATCTCAATGGCCCATTCCCGCCAGAGATCTGCTTCCCATTCCTGGagaatcatgatttttctaaTAACAATTTGACACAGGATGTCCAAAAAGCCCCCGAGGATACTTTTGTTGGAAACTCTGGCTTGTGTGGAGATGCTAGGGGCCTAACTAGAGCGCGCAAttccgaaaaaaaaaacaacaaagttATAATTGGTGTCCTTGTACCTGTTTGTAGTATATCAGTGGTTGCAATTACAATTGCTCTGATTCTTATGTTCCATAAGAAAACCAAGTGTGCACTTAAGAAAATCAATAGTACTGCCcaaaattttgagaattttgagTCAATGATATTGCAAGAAGAAGTAAAATTTACGTTTGGGGAAGTTGTAAAGGCCATAGAGGATTTTCATGAGAAGTACTGTATTGGAAAAGGAGGATTTGGAAGAGTATACAAGGCAGAGTTGCTATCAGGTCAAGTTGTTGCAGTTAAGAGGCTTAACATGTCAGACTCTAACGACATTCCAGCAATCAATCTCCAAAGTTTCGAGAATGAAATCCTAACTCTGACAAATGTCCGGCACAGGAACATCATTCGGCTATATGGGTTCTGTTCAAGGAGGGGATGCATCTTCTTGCTCTATGAATATTTAGAGAGAGGCAGCCTGGGAAAGGCATTGTATGGGGTTGAAGGGGTAACTGAACTTGGATGGGCTACAAGGGTCAAAGTTGTGAAAGGATTAGCTCATGCACTTTCTTACTTGCACCATGACTGCTCTCCACCAATTGTGCACCGTGATGTAACTGTCAACAATGTATTGCTGGAGTCGGATTTCGAAGCCCGACTTTCCGATTTTGGAACAGCAAGACTGATTAGTGCTAATTCATCCAACTGGACCCATATTGTTGGCTCATTTGGCTACATGGCACCAG AGCTTGCATTGACAATGCGAGTCACGGATAAGTGTGATGTGTATAGCTTTGGAGTAGTGGCGCTGGAAGTTATGATGGGAAGGCACCCAGGGGATCTGCTAGAATCCCAGCTATCAGAATCATCACAATCAATGAAGGAGGACAATGCAGAGTTGTTTTTGAAGGATTTGTTAGACGAAAGGCTGGAGGCTCCAAGCAATGAATTGGCAAAGGCAGTGGTGCTTGTGATGAGTTTAGCCTTGGCTTGTATACGTATGCGTCCAGGGTCTCGACCTACAATGCTTTACGTAGCACAAAAACTATCAGCTCAGAGTCTGCCTTCCCTTCCTTTACCATTTGGCATGCTAACCATCAACAAGCTGATGGGGATATAA